One Glycine max cultivar Williams 82 chromosome 6, Glycine_max_v4.0, whole genome shotgun sequence DNA segment encodes these proteins:
- the KR3 gene encoding disease resistance protein KR3 isoform X1, whose amino-acid sequence MKFGSIFQQTNLHSSIIILNFFLRMAKTCSGASRYDVFINFRGEDTRFAFTGHLHKALCNKGIRAFMDENDIKRGDEIRATLEEAIKGSRIAITVFSKDYASSSFCLDELATILGCYREKTLLVIPVFYKVDPSDVRRLQGSYAEGLARLEERFHPNMENWKKALQKVAELAGHHFKDGAGYEFKFIRKIVDDVFDKINKAEASIYVADHPVGLHLEVEKIRKLLEAGSSDAISMIGIHGMGGVGKSTLARAVYNLHTDHFDDSCFLQNVREESNRHGLKRLQSILLSQILKKEINLASEQQGTSMIKNKLKGKKVLLVLDDVDEHKQLQAIVGKSVWSESEFGTRLVLIITTRDKQLLTSYGVKRTHEVKELSKKDAIQLLKRKAFKTYDEVDQSYNQVLNDVVTWTSGLPLALEVIGSNLFGKSIKEWESAIKQYQRIPNKEILKILKVSFDALEEEEKSVFLDITCCLKGYKCREIEDILHSLYDNCMKYHIGVLVDKSLIQISDDRVTLHDLIENMGKEIDRQKSPKETGKRRRLWLLKDIIQVLKDNSGTSEVKIICLDFPISDKQETIEWNGNAFKEMKNLKALIIRNGILSQGPNYLPESLRILEWHRHPSHCLPSDFDTTNLAIRDLE is encoded by the exons ATGAAGTTTGGTTCTATATTCCAACAGACCAACCTACATTCCAGCATAATAATACTAAACTTTTTTCTTCGAATGGCTAAAACATGTTCCGGTGCATCCAGATACGATGTGTTCATTAACTTCAGAGGGGAAGACACACGTTTTGCATTTACCGGGCATCTCCACAAAGCTCTTTGTAACAAGGGAATCCGTGCTTTCATGGATGAAAATGACATTAAGAGAGGAGACGAAATAAGAGCAACACTTGAGGAGGCAATTAAAGGGTCGAGGATTGCCATCACTGTGTTCTCTAAAGACTATGCTTCTTCCTCATTTTGCTTAGATGAACTTGCAACCATCCTTGGCTGCTACCGCGAGAAAACTCTGTTGGTTATTCCTGTCTTTTATAAGGTGGATCCTTCTGATGTAAGACGCCTGCAAGGAAGTTATGCAGAAGGATTGGCTAGGCTTGAGGAAAGGTTCCATCCTAACATGGAGAATTGGAAGAAGGCTCTGCAGAAAGTAGCAGAATTGGCTGGGCATCATTTCAAAGATGG AGCTGGATATGAATTCAAGTTTATTAGGAAGATTGTTGATGATGTCTTCGACAAGATTAATAAAGCTGAAGCAAGTATATATGTTGCGGATCACCCGGTTGGATTACACTTAGAAGTGGAAAAAATAAGGAAACTTTTGGAGGCTGGATCTAGTGATGCTATCTCCATGATAGGGATCCACGGAATGGGCGGGGTAGGAAAATCAACACTTGCTCGAGCAGTTTATAATTTGCATACTGATCATTTTGATGATTCGTGTTTCCTACAAAACGTGAGAGAAGAATCAAACAGACACGGGTTAAAACGCCTACAAAGCATCCTTCTTTCACAAATACTTAAGAAGGAAATCAACTTAGCAAGTGAGCAACAAGGCACTTCGATGATAAAAAATAAGCTCAAGGGAAAGAAGGTTCTCTTAGTTCTAGATGATGTTGATGAGCACAAGCAATTACAGGCAATTGTTGGAAAATCTGTTTGGTCTGAGTCTGAGTTTGGCACCAGATTGGTTCTGATCATCACCACTCGGGACAAACAACTCCTAACATCTTATGGGGTCAAAAGAACACATGAGGTGAAAGAATTGAGTAAGAAAGATGCTATTCAATTGCTTAAACGGAAAGCTTTTAAAACATATGATGAAGTTGATCAAAGTTACAATCAGGTCTTGAATGATGTAGTAACTTGGACTTCTGGCCTTCCATTGGCTTTGGAAGTGATAGGTTCGAACCTGTTTGGAAAAAGTATTAAAGAATGGGAATCAGCTATCAAACAATATCAAAGAATTCCCAATAAGGAAATCTTGAAGATACTTAAAGTAAGCTTTGATgctttggaggaagaagaaaaaagtgtttttcttgACATTACTTGTTGCTTGAAAGGCTATAAATGCAGAGAGATTGAAGATATACTTCACAGTCTTTATGATAACTGCATGAAATACCATATTGGGGTGCTTGTTGACAAGTCTCTCATACAGATTAGTGACGATAGAGTTACATTGCATGACTTGATTGAGAACATGGGTAAAGAAATTGACAGACAGAAATCACCTAAAGAGACAGGGAAGCGGAGGAGATTATGGTTACTAAAAGATATAATTCAAGTCTTAAAAGACAACTCG GGGACCAGTGAAGTTAAAATCATTTGTCTTGATTTCCCCATATCTGACAAACAAGAAACAATAGAATGGAATGGAAATGCCTTCAAGGAGATGAAAAACCTTAAAGCACTTATTATCAGAAACGGTATTTTATCCCAAGGTCCCAATTATCTACCAGAAAGTTTGAGAATATTGGAATGGCACAGACATCCTTCCCATTGTTTACCGTCTGATTTTGATACAACGAATCTTGCCATACGCGACTTGGAATAG
- the LOC100779949 gene encoding uncharacterized protein, with the protein MAERPSSSFGANTEKNAKEECKAVLTRRYKKAQEEEEAKEDQSGERRTDKEGEREEETVLTPKTKSQLAQEAKKEEPSFPLKEPSYPLVSSRKNKERYFKRFLEIFKGLEITMPFEEALQQMLLYSKFMKDILTKKRKYIDNEKIVVGGNCSAVIQTKLHKKFKDPRSVTIPCTIGKEAVDKALIDLGASINLMPLSMCKIIGDLKIDPTRMTLQLADHSIIRPYGVVEDVLVKVCHFTFPVDFVIMDIEEDTEIPLILGRPFMLTANCVVDMGNGNLDLSVDNQKVTFDMFKAMKYPRESWKCFKVEEIDKEDVSTLETPQTSLERAMVNAVDCLTSEEEEDLKACLEDLDQQDNIPEEEANFEI; encoded by the coding sequence TGTGTTGACCAGAAGATACAAGAAGGCACAAGAGGAGGAAGAAGCAAAGGAAGACCAGTCTGGGGAACGAAGGACAGACaaagaaggagagagagaagaagaaacggTCTTAACTCCTAAGACCAAAAGCCAGCTAGCCCAAGAGGCTAAGAAAGAAGAGCCATCATTCCCTCTAAAGGAGCCCTCATATCCTTTAGTGTCGTCCAGGAAGAACAAGGAGCGTTACTTCAAGCGTTTCTTGGAAATATTCAAGGGGCTGGAGATAACAATGCCATTCGAGGAAGCCTTACAGCAGATGCTGCTTTATTCCAAGTTCATGAAAGACATCCTCACCAAGAAGAGGAAGTATATTGACAATGAAAAGATTGTGGTGGGAGGCAACTGTAGTGCAGTGATACAGACGAAACTACACAAGAAGTTCAAAGACCCCAGAAGTGTAACTATCCCTTGCACCATAGGGAAAGAGGCAGTAGACAAGGCCCTCATTGACTTAGGAGCAAGTATCAATCTGATGCCCCTATCAATGTGCAAAATAATTGGTGATTTGAAGATAGACCCTACCAGGATGACGCTTCAGCTAGCAGACCATTCAATCATAAGACCATACGGGGTGGTAGAAGATGTCCTAGTCAAAGTCTGCCACTTCACTTTTCCGGTGGACTTTGTCATTATGGATATCGAAGAAGACACGGAGATTCCTCTTATCTTAGGCAGACCCTTCATGCTGACTGCCAATTGTGTGGTGGATATGGGGAATGGAAATCTAGATTTGAGCGTTGACAATCAGAAAGTAACATTCGACATGTTTAAAGCAATGAAGTACCCAAGGGAGAGCTGGAAGTGCTTCAAGGTGGAGGAAATTGACAAGGAAGATGTTAGCACTCTTGAAACACCACAGACTTCTCTGGAAAGAGCCATGGTGAATGCGGTAGATTGCCTAaccagtgaagaagaagaagatctcAAGGCTTGCTTAGAAGACTTGGATCAACAAGATAACATCCCTGAGGAGGAAGCCAATTTTGAGATCTGA